The following are from one region of the Stanieria sp. NIES-3757 genome:
- a CDS encoding hypothetical protein (conserved hypothetical protein): MFAADEYVMLSALQHFAFCPRQCALIHIEQAWAENIYTLRGLRVHEKVHQPGDELIEEGIRIERSLTLYSHQLGLKGIADVVEFLPDGTPYPVEYKSGSKKSRLADNIQLCAQALCLEEMLDRPVLKGAIFHHQSRRRRKVLLDDRLRSLTLQTIEQTRSLLALGKLPPPVKDKRCDDCSLIETCMPHAVNYFTESAHQNNPFLIK, encoded by the coding sequence ATGTTTGCAGCAGATGAATATGTAATGCTCAGTGCGCTTCAGCATTTTGCTTTTTGCCCCAGACAATGCGCCTTGATTCACATTGAACAAGCTTGGGCAGAAAATATTTACACTCTCAGAGGTTTACGAGTACACGAAAAGGTACATCAACCAGGGGATGAGTTAATTGAAGAAGGAATCAGAATAGAGCGATCGCTTACCTTATATTCCCATCAACTCGGACTTAAAGGTATAGCTGATGTAGTGGAATTTTTACCTGATGGCACGCCTTATCCTGTCGAATATAAATCTGGTTCTAAAAAATCTCGATTAGCAGATAATATTCAGCTTTGCGCCCAAGCATTATGTTTAGAAGAAATGCTCGATCGCCCTGTACTAAAAGGTGCAATTTTTCATCACCAATCGCGCCGACGAAGAAAAGTATTGCTGGATGATCGGTTGCGATCGCTTACTCTTCAAACAATTGAACAGACGCGATCGCTTTTAGCTTTGGGAAAATTACCTCCACCAGTCAAAGATAAACGCTGCGATGATTGCTCTTTGATTGAAACCTGTATGCCTCATGCAGTTAATTATTTCACTGAATCAGCACACCAAAATAATCCTTTTCTCATCAAGTAA
- a CDS encoding hypothetical protein (conserved hypothetical protein), producing MKTILNTLYVQTQGSYLRLDHETLKLEVEKELKFQIPLHHLGGIVAFGNVLLSPFLIHKCAEDGRNLIWLTEYGRYKARLAGSTTGNVLLRRCQHQAVDSPESTLAIARYMVAGKLQNARSIVMRAAREAKDKTDKDILSKTAQIHAESIQNTETASDLDKLRGIEGYAAKAYFGSFTQMIRQNRIAFTFTERTKNPPRDPINALLSFVYTLLTNECISACESIGLDPQMGFLHALRPGKPSLALDLMEELRSPLADRLVLTLINRGQIKPEDFTERPGGAIYLSEDGRKTILAEYQKRKQEEITHPIVGSKIPLGLIPHVQARLLARHLRGDVPSYQPFILRG from the coding sequence ATGAAAACAATTCTCAATACTCTCTACGTACAAACTCAAGGTTCATATTTGCGTTTAGATCATGAAACACTCAAACTAGAAGTAGAAAAAGAACTAAAATTCCAAATACCTCTACATCATCTTGGTGGGATCGTTGCTTTTGGTAATGTTTTACTTAGTCCATTTTTAATCCATAAATGCGCTGAAGATGGACGCAATTTAATTTGGTTAACTGAATACGGACGATATAAAGCAAGATTAGCAGGATCGACAACGGGAAATGTATTGCTGAGAAGATGTCAACATCAAGCGGTCGATTCTCCCGAATCAACTCTAGCGATCGCCAGATATATGGTAGCAGGAAAGTTACAAAATGCGCGATCAATAGTTATGCGGGCAGCAAGGGAAGCAAAAGACAAAACAGATAAAGATATTCTCTCAAAAACTGCTCAAATTCATGCAGAATCAATCCAAAATACAGAAACAGCGTCAGATTTAGACAAACTTAGGGGAATTGAAGGTTATGCAGCTAAAGCTTATTTTGGCAGTTTTACTCAAATGATTCGCCAAAATCGAATAGCCTTTACCTTCACCGAAAGAACCAAAAATCCTCCCCGCGATCCAATTAATGCTTTATTATCTTTTGTCTATACTTTACTCACAAATGAATGTATTTCTGCTTGTGAAAGCATCGGACTCGATCCACAAATGGGATTTTTACACGCTTTACGTCCAGGAAAACCTTCTTTGGCATTGGATTTAATGGAAGAATTGCGATCGCCTTTAGCAGATCGTTTAGTTTTGACTCTAATCAATCGCGGACAGATTAAACCAGAGGATTTTACCGAACGTCCAGGCGGTGCAATTTATCTATCTGAAGACGGGAGAAAAACAATTCTTGCTGAATATCAGAAACGCAAACAGGAAGAAATAACCCATCCTATTGTTGGTTCTAAAATTCCTCTGGGTTTGATTCCTCACGTACAGGCGCGGTTGCTAGCGCGTCACCTACGGGGAGATGTACCAAGTTATCAACCTTTTATTTTGCGAGGATAA
- a CDS encoding AMP-dependent synthetase and ligase, with translation MTQSLDHPKIINQKPNTIIELLRDRAINQADRHAYTFLIDGKKESEPLTYGQLDQQVRAIAALLQQHQAQGERALLLYPQGLEVIAAFCGCLYAGTIAIPVPPPESGRLKRTLPRLRSIVKDANATFALTTAGILELIANVKDEFPEFDQIKWIDTEQVDLSLAEQWQNPKVDKDQLAYLQYTSGSTSTPKGVMLSHFNLMHHCQSLQQACGYDAESVSITWMPYFHDYGLVEGMMVPLYNGHPCYIMSPFSFIKRPVQWLRNLSKYRGTHSQAPNFAYDLCVRKVKQKEIAELDLSNWQAAGNAAEPINPKVMADFVETFSPCGFKWEAFAPSYGLAENTLLATTKPKGTKPVFLNIETAAIERDKIVVAAPEKLEGTRIVAGCGRLVGNTQIAIAHPDTMTRCQTDEVGEVWIKDPSVAQGYWQRYEATKNTFQAYLQESKEGPFLRTGDLGFMHDGELFITGRIKDLIIIRGTNHYPQDLEWTVQQLHPALRSDYGAAFSIEDKGEERLVVVQEVERRSEDFDAEKMIADIRQEIAEEHEIQVYGIVLAKSGNILKTASGKIQRRACREQFLAGTLTIVAEWCENPQLTHKYRSLQGEVESLAKQIATAKM, from the coding sequence ATGACTCAAAGTCTAGACCACCCTAAAATTATTAATCAAAAACCTAATACTATAATTGAACTATTAAGAGATAGAGCAATTAATCAGGCAGATCGACATGCTTATACTTTTCTAATTGATGGCAAAAAAGAAAGCGAACCCCTTACCTATGGACAATTAGATCAACAAGTTAGAGCGATCGCAGCATTGTTGCAACAACATCAAGCTCAAGGAGAACGTGCTTTATTACTTTATCCTCAAGGATTAGAAGTTATTGCTGCTTTTTGTGGTTGTTTATATGCAGGTACAATTGCAATTCCTGTACCTCCTCCTGAATCAGGCAGATTAAAACGAACTTTACCAAGATTGCGATCGATTGTTAAAGATGCTAATGCTACTTTTGCTTTAACTACGGCGGGAATTTTAGAGTTAATTGCTAATGTCAAAGATGAATTTCCTGAATTCGATCAAATCAAATGGATTGATACCGAACAGGTAGATTTATCCCTCGCAGAACAATGGCAAAATCCAAAAGTAGACAAAGATCAACTTGCATACTTGCAATACACTTCTGGTTCGACTTCCACTCCCAAAGGAGTAATGCTTAGTCACTTCAACTTAATGCATCACTGTCAATCTCTTCAGCAAGCTTGTGGCTATGATGCAGAAAGCGTCAGTATTACCTGGATGCCCTATTTCCATGATTACGGATTAGTAGAAGGAATGATGGTTCCTCTTTACAATGGTCATCCTTGCTATATCATGTCACCATTTTCTTTTATTAAGCGTCCAGTTCAATGGCTACGCAATCTGAGTAAATATCGAGGTACTCATTCCCAAGCACCCAACTTTGCTTACGATCTTTGTGTTCGTAAAGTTAAGCAAAAAGAGATTGCGGAATTGGATTTAAGCAATTGGCAAGCAGCAGGAAATGCAGCCGAACCGATTAATCCCAAAGTAATGGCAGATTTTGTGGAAACTTTTAGTCCTTGTGGCTTTAAATGGGAAGCATTTGCACCTTCCTACGGACTAGCAGAAAATACTTTACTTGCTACTACTAAACCCAAAGGCACCAAACCAGTTTTCCTCAACATCGAAACCGCAGCCATTGAAAGAGACAAAATTGTAGTAGCTGCACCAGAAAAATTAGAGGGAACTAGAATTGTAGCTGGTTGTGGTCGTTTAGTCGGTAATACTCAAATTGCGATCGCGCATCCTGATACCATGACTCGTTGTCAGACGGATGAAGTGGGCGAAGTTTGGATCAAAGATCCCAGTGTAGCTCAAGGTTATTGGCAACGTTATGAAGCTACTAAAAATACTTTTCAAGCCTATCTTCAAGAAAGCAAAGAAGGACCTTTTTTACGGACAGGTGACCTCGGTTTCATGCATGATGGTGAATTATTTATCACTGGACGCATCAAAGATTTAATCATTATTCGAGGCACAAATCACTATCCTCAAGATCTTGAATGGACTGTCCAACAATTACATCCGGCTTTACGTTCTGATTATGGTGCAGCCTTTTCCATTGAAGATAAAGGCGAAGAAAGATTAGTAGTGGTTCAAGAAGTAGAACGCCGAAGTGAAGATTTTGATGCAGAAAAAATGATTGCTGATATTCGTCAAGAAATCGCCGAAGAACACGAAATCCAAGTTTATGGAATAGTATTAGCTAAATCAGGTAACATTCTTAAAACTGCTAGTGGCAAAATTCAACGAAGAGCTTGTCGAGAGCAATTTTTAGCAGGAACTCTAACCATAGTTGCAGAGTGGTGTGAAAATCCCCAACTTACTCATAAGTATCGTTCTCTTCAAGGAGAAGTGGAATCACTGGCAAAACAAATCGCCACGGCTAAAATGTAA
- a CDS encoding hypothetical protein (conserved hypothetical protein) encodes MTHHLNPSYRHDFVLLFDVTDGNPNGDPDGGNMPRTDAETSHGLVTDVAIKRKIRNYIVTYAEYEATAEKKRLKIFVEHRGVLNDQIRRAYVAEGIPVGKSIKEVVKEEKIIPALRELKPYLPTAFTFVDNDDESGEVDATLEYSGELSEDELKDFYGLDEVTELFNQNKALSKFVKDLVKKAGKPDKNRANAEKAQKWMCANFYDVRIFGAVMSTGLNAGQVRGAMQLTFARSLDPVQPQDLAITRVAVTDAKDREKLQTIGRKTMIPYGLYRGYGFYSPYLATQTGVTQEDLSLFWEALLKMWECDRSASRGMMAPRGLYVFSHESKLGNAPAHKLFERVQVQLKEEISVPRQFNDYQVTVDEIDLPAGVHLTKLI; translated from the coding sequence ATGACTCATCATCTCAACCCTAGCTACCGTCACGATTTTGTTTTATTGTTTGATGTTACTGATGGTAATCCCAATGGTGATCCAGATGGCGGAAATATGCCTCGTACCGATGCCGAAACTTCTCATGGATTAGTTACAGATGTGGCAATTAAACGCAAAATCCGTAACTATATTGTTACTTATGCGGAATATGAAGCCACAGCAGAAAAAAAACGATTAAAGATTTTTGTTGAACATCGCGGTGTACTTAATGACCAAATTCGTCGCGCTTATGTTGCAGAAGGTATTCCTGTTGGGAAATCTATTAAAGAAGTTGTCAAAGAAGAGAAAATTATTCCTGCTTTACGAGAATTAAAACCATATTTACCAACTGCCTTTACTTTCGTCGATAACGATGACGAATCGGGTGAAGTAGATGCAACCTTAGAGTACAGTGGTGAATTATCTGAAGATGAATTAAAAGACTTTTACGGGTTAGATGAAGTTACCGAATTATTTAACCAGAATAAAGCACTGAGTAAATTTGTCAAAGATTTGGTCAAAAAAGCAGGAAAACCAGATAAAAACCGTGCTAATGCAGAAAAAGCGCAGAAATGGATGTGTGCCAACTTTTATGATGTAAGGATATTTGGTGCGGTAATGAGTACGGGTTTAAACGCTGGACAAGTAAGAGGTGCGATGCAACTTACTTTTGCGCGATCGCTTGACCCAGTTCAACCTCAAGATTTAGCCATTACTAGAGTTGCTGTAACAGATGCTAAAGATCGAGAAAAATTACAAACTATTGGGCGTAAAACCATGATTCCCTATGGTTTATATCGAGGATATGGTTTCTACTCTCCCTATCTTGCTACCCAAACAGGCGTAACCCAAGAAGATTTATCTCTATTTTGGGAAGCATTATTGAAAATGTGGGAATGCGATCGCTCTGCTAGTCGAGGAATGATGGCACCACGAGGTTTATATGTATTTTCCCACGAATCTAAATTAGGAAACGCTCCAGCACACAAGTTATTTGAACGAGTACAAGTACAACTTAAAGAAGAGATCTCAGTACCCCGTCAATTTAATGATTATCAAGTCACAGTAGATGAAATAGACTTACCAGCAGGAGTACATTTGACAAAATTAATCTAG
- a CDS encoding hypothetical protein (conserved hypothetical protein) — MDILVTYDVNTETKEGRSRLRKVATVCKNYGQRVQFSVFECRVNEMQYETFQAQLVKIIDKQKDSIRFYRLPSPREKYVQSFGVDDYTDFDQPLIF, encoded by the coding sequence ATGGATATTTTGGTGACTTATGATGTAAATACGGAAACTAAAGAAGGACGTAGTAGACTACGTAAGGTGGCAACAGTTTGTAAAAACTATGGTCAGCGAGTTCAATTTTCTGTGTTTGAATGTCGAGTTAATGAAATGCAGTATGAAACTTTTCAAGCACAATTAGTGAAAATCATTGATAAGCAAAAAGATAGTATTCGCTTTTATCGTTTGCCATCACCGCGAGAAAAATATGTCCAGTCTTTTGGGGTGGATGATTATACTGATTTCGATCAACCATTAATTTTTTGA
- a CDS encoding acyl-CoA dehydrogenase yields MHPLIQYRVAQLLEQDLGDPNHLESTLSFKKVIELDEEEAFPEAELNWLYNWHLQDYYVPVDCGGKFTNFEEFLALVRVLSRRDQTTGIAFTTMFWSFLCWMAGTEEQKQKLAQFMIEEHGTMCLGYSEREHGSDLVNGGLTATKVPGGYLLNGEKWPINRATRSGVTFVLARTDAEGGAKGLSLFMIDKREISNSEYYNLPKILTHGIRGSDMSGIGFNNCFVPDSMLLRQEGDGLEIGLKGFQITRTLCAAFAQGAADTALRTTLNFALKRVVYNKTVFALPQPRKTLVDAFLDILICDCETIGAARGFSVIPEQFSVWSAVVKYFVPTQLEKMVNDVYVVLGSRFYMRDEHDCGIFQKVLRDNSIISMFDGSTVVNLHALMLQFRQLTKYRAKRKPETMAEIKPRLATIFSLQQPAPNFEPEKLELFSRGADDSLQGLEIALQQLEDLRQESNVNQETLEKLINLGKLVLDELNVHDELIAQSKFEFGHEQSPELFEIAKKYCTLHAAACCLHMWIYNRQLLGEFFASGEWLVLSLHRLLRTIRPMPYLISEVYLENVAQELVRLHRENKLFSIVPIQLAQSEINKQEDQTNAITELVHV; encoded by the coding sequence ATGCATCCATTAATACAGTATCGAGTTGCCCAATTATTAGAACAAGATTTAGGAGATCCTAACCATCTAGAAAGCACTTTATCTTTCAAAAAAGTAATTGAATTAGACGAGGAAGAAGCCTTTCCCGAAGCTGAATTAAACTGGCTCTATAATTGGCATCTGCAAGATTACTATGTACCTGTTGATTGTGGCGGTAAGTTTACTAATTTTGAAGAATTTCTTGCTTTAGTCAGGGTTTTATCTCGTCGCGATCAAACTACTGGAATTGCCTTTACAACTATGTTTTGGTCATTCTTGTGTTGGATGGCTGGTACAGAAGAACAAAAGCAAAAATTAGCCCAGTTCATGATTGAAGAACACGGCACGATGTGTCTTGGCTATTCCGAAAGAGAACATGGTAGTGATTTAGTTAATGGTGGTTTAACTGCTACCAAAGTCCCAGGGGGATATCTCCTCAATGGAGAAAAATGGCCGATTAACCGTGCCACTCGTTCAGGAGTAACTTTTGTATTAGCCAGAACTGACGCAGAAGGAGGAGCTAAAGGTTTATCTCTGTTTATGATAGATAAACGAGAAATTTCTAATTCCGAATATTACAATCTACCAAAAATTCTCACCCACGGTATTCGTGGTTCTGATATGAGTGGCATTGGTTTTAACAACTGTTTTGTTCCTGACTCAATGCTACTCCGTCAAGAAGGAGATGGCTTAGAAATAGGATTAAAAGGCTTCCAAATCACTCGTACTCTTTGTGCAGCTTTTGCTCAAGGTGCAGCCGATACAGCCTTAAGAACTACTTTAAATTTTGCGCTCAAGCGTGTAGTTTACAACAAAACTGTTTTCGCTCTTCCTCAGCCTCGTAAAACTTTAGTTGATGCCTTCCTAGACATTCTAATCTGTGATTGTGAAACTATTGGCGCAGCTAGAGGTTTTAGTGTCATTCCCGAACAGTTTAGTGTTTGGTCGGCAGTGGTGAAATATTTTGTTCCCACTCAGTTAGAAAAAATGGTTAATGATGTCTACGTTGTCTTAGGTTCTCGTTTCTATATGCGAGATGAACATGATTGCGGTATCTTCCAGAAAGTGCTGCGTGATAATTCCATTATCAGTATGTTTGATGGCAGTACAGTAGTTAATCTCCACGCACTGATGCTTCAGTTTCGTCAGTTGACTAAATATCGGGCGAAGCGCAAACCTGAAACAATGGCAGAGATTAAACCTCGTCTAGCTACAATTTTCTCTCTCCAACAGCCAGCACCTAATTTTGAACCAGAAAAATTAGAGTTATTTAGTCGTGGTGCAGATGATTCTTTGCAGGGATTAGAAATTGCTCTTCAACAACTAGAGGATCTACGGCAAGAATCGAATGTTAACCAAGAAACGTTAGAAAAATTAATTAATTTGGGCAAACTGGTCTTAGATGAGTTAAATGTTCATGATGAATTAATTGCTCAATCTAAATTCGAGTTCGGTCACGAGCAATCTCCCGAATTATTTGAAATAGCCAAAAAGTATTGCACTCTCCATGCAGCAGCTTGTTGTCTCCATATGTGGATTTACAATCGCCAACTTTTAGGAGAATTCTTTGCTTCGGGAGAATGGTTAGTACTCAGTCTTCATCGACTGCTTCGTACAATTCGACCAATGCCTTACTTGATTTCTGAAGTTTATCTCGAAAATGTTGCCCAAGAATTAGTCAGGTTACATCGAGAAAATAAGCTTTTTTCTATTGTTCCCATTCAATTAGCTCAATCTGAAATTAATAAGCAAGAGGATCAAACTAATGCAATTACAGAACTCGTCCATGTCTAA
- a CDS encoding ATP-dependent RNA helicase SrmB, whose translation MAFYAHTPPQDSEDFHLLKKHLSKVANKAKELAAKFNASELAYYAGLWHDLGKYNPEFQKYLEQCDQASKSNSSEPKNRVPHAIYGAKLAAEKFQPIAPLIYGHHGGLPQMQHMKDRLAEIKIETYQQILNNARSESLNLEITPEINQELINLVKDNLGFELLLRILFSCLVDADYLDTETHFDPESAAIRKTNKNREDLKIDRFWQTLEKSQKKLLASAENTKVNQVRSQVYQACVDAAQLEPGIFRLAVPTGGGKTRSGLSFALAHAEKYHLDRVIVAVPYTSIIEQTVEVYRAIFGQDAVLEHHSAVKPDEGNESDARSRQAMARLATQNWDAPLIVTTTVQLFESLFANRTSRCRKLHNIVNSVIILDEVQTLPVFLLEPILSVLKELCNRYHVSVVLCTATQPAFEGNSPYLKGFPFGSVRDIIPKELAKQHFSTLSRVTYQIPDPAWSWQDLVKDLERREASQALIVLNTRKDALAVLDAIDSTEEDSLFHLSTLLCGQHRREILQQIRDRLKNKQPCILVSTQVVEAGVDLDFPLLYRAIAPLDRIVQAAGRCNREGKLDKGEAIVFQPEDGKVPPGEYRKAVDETIHLLKRKSLDWHDPNIFAEYFQSLYQGLETDGKEIQKYRTSLDYPKVAEEFKLIPDDTNPVAIAYDDRAKEVIQRIKKRGLKCGDLKALQPYLVSLRSREFKQTEELREQIAAGIWLWNGNYDSIKGIAIGDQAIVYDPADLIF comes from the coding sequence ATGGCTTTTTACGCACATACACCACCACAAGATTCTGAAGATTTTCATCTTCTTAAGAAGCATTTAAGTAAAGTAGCTAACAAAGCGAAAGAATTGGCAGCTAAATTTAATGCTAGTGAACTCGCTTATTATGCTGGACTTTGGCACGATTTAGGCAAATATAATCCAGAGTTTCAAAAATATTTAGAACAATGCGATCAAGCTTCAAAAAGCAATAGTTCTGAACCTAAAAATCGCGTTCCTCATGCTATTTATGGTGCTAAACTTGCTGCGGAAAAGTTTCAACCGATTGCACCTCTGATCTATGGACATCATGGTGGTTTGCCACAAATGCAGCACATGAAAGATCGCCTAGCTGAAATTAAAATTGAAACATATCAGCAGATTTTAAATAATGCGCGATCAGAGTCATTAAATTTAGAAATAACTCCAGAAATAAATCAAGAATTAATAAATCTGGTTAAAGATAATCTTGGTTTTGAATTATTGTTGAGAATCTTATTTTCTTGTTTAGTTGATGCCGATTATCTCGATACAGAAACCCATTTCGATCCAGAAAGTGCAGCCATTAGAAAAACCAATAAAAACCGAGAAGATTTAAAAATAGATCGTTTTTGGCAAACACTAGAGAAATCACAAAAGAAATTATTAGCTAGTGCTGAAAATACAAAAGTCAATCAAGTGCGATCGCAAGTTTACCAAGCTTGTGTAGATGCTGCACAATTAGAACCAGGAATATTTCGTCTAGCAGTGCCTACAGGTGGAGGTAAAACCCGTAGTGGATTATCATTTGCCCTAGCCCATGCAGAAAAATATCATCTTGATCGGGTAATAGTAGCAGTACCTTATACCAGTATTATCGAGCAAACTGTAGAAGTATATCGCGCTATTTTTGGGCAGGATGCAGTTTTAGAACATCATAGCGCAGTCAAACCAGATGAAGGAAATGAATCAGATGCGCGATCGCGTCAAGCTATGGCAAGACTAGCAACTCAAAACTGGGATGCGCCCTTAATTGTGACTACCACAGTTCAATTGTTTGAAAGCTTATTTGCCAATCGTACCAGTCGATGCCGTAAATTACATAACATCGTGAATAGCGTTATTATTCTCGATGAAGTCCAGACATTACCTGTCTTCCTACTAGAGCCGATTTTAAGTGTATTAAAAGAATTATGCAACCGCTATCATGTTAGTGTCGTTCTGTGTACGGCAACTCAACCAGCATTTGAAGGTAATAGTCCCTATTTAAAAGGATTTCCATTTGGAAGCGTCAGAGATATTATTCCGAAGGAATTAGCTAAACAGCATTTTTCAACTTTGAGTCGTGTTACTTACCAAATTCCCGATCCAGCTTGGAGTTGGCAAGATTTAGTAAAAGATTTAGAAAGACGTGAAGCATCGCAAGCATTAATTGTTTTGAATACTCGTAAAGATGCTCTAGCTGTTTTAGATGCGATTGACTCTACAGAGGAAGACAGTTTATTTCATCTTTCTACTTTATTATGCGGTCAACATCGAAGAGAAATATTACAACAAATACGCGATCGCCTGAAAAATAAACAACCTTGCATTCTAGTTTCTACTCAAGTTGTTGAAGCGGGAGTAGATTTAGATTTTCCTTTACTATATCGAGCGATCGCGCCATTAGATCGAATTGTACAAGCAGCAGGAAGATGTAATCGAGAAGGAAAATTAGACAAGGGAGAGGCGATCGTATTTCAGCCAGAAGACGGTAAAGTTCCACCAGGAGAATATCGTAAAGCAGTAGATGAAACTATACATTTACTGAAACGAAAAAGTTTAGATTGGCACGATCCAAATATTTTTGCAGAATATTTTCAAAGTCTCTATCAAGGTTTAGAAACAGATGGTAAAGAAATTCAAAAATATCGAACATCTTTAGATTATCCAAAAGTAGCAGAAGAATTTAAATTAATTCCAGACGATACCAATCCCGTTGCGATCGCGTATGATGATCGCGCCAAAGAAGTTATTCAACGTATCAAAAAACGAGGCTTAAAATGTGGAGATTTAAAAGCACTGCAACCTTATTTAGTAAGTCTTCGTAGTAGAGAGTTCAAGCAAACAGAAGAATTAAGAGAACAAATTGCTGCGGGTATTTGGTTATGGAATGGGAATTATGACTCTATCAAAGGAATTGCGATCGGTGACCAAGCTATCGTTTACGATCCAGCAGATTTAATCTTCTAA